The genome window AACAGCAGGGTCCCAGGTTGTATTCGTAAGGAACTCAAAAAAACCGAATTTATGAAGAGCTAAACTTCCCTCATCATATAAAACCCAAGCCATCCCCAGGGCAAGTAATATGATAGAAATCCCCAGGCTTATGACGACTACAGAGAAGATTTTATCGCCCAGCCACCGGTAAAGAATACCCGGTTCTTTTTTTAATTCGTCCCCGTCAGGCGACTGCTTTGATAATTCAGACATCGTTTAAAATTCTATTTATCGCAGAGTTAAAATATTCTAAAATGATTAGTGTCGAGTCAAGAATCAAATGTCGGTTAAAAAGTCCCCTACTTTCCTCCAAAGGGATACCTTCGGGAGAAGGGGGAAAGCGAACGGAGTGAGCAGGGGGAATGTACACCCCTCCCGGCTTCGCCGTACTCCCCTCCAGGGGAGAATAACCACCCCGGCCCCTTCTTCATAAGGAGGGGAAAATTATAACTCCATTCAGAAAACTGAAATTTTATACTTGACATAGTACTATATCAACCCTTGTTCTTCGAGTAATTTCCGTCCAATCTCTTCACCTTCCCATTTTATCTGCCGGATCATCGCGATATTTTTTTCTAAAGCTGCATCCGGAATTCTCGCAAAGCCAAGCGGTTCCGCCAGATCCTGCCCTTCCGTGATACTCCAAATCAGGAATTTGACAAGCTCTTCTGCCTGCCGCCGGTTTTCAATGGCATTGTTTTGATCGAGATTTTCATAAACCAGCATCCAGGCAAAACCGGCAATCGGATATCCATTTTCGGCCGGTGTATTGGTAAACAGAATTCGTGTGTCATCGGGCAGTTCAATATCTGCGGCTGCCGTGGTTGCTTCGTAGGAGGGTCGAATAACATTCCCGGAACTGTTTATTACCGATCCGTACGACATATCGTTTAAGACGGCATAGGTAAGGCTGTTATATCCAATGGCACCCGGTGTATTCATCACCGTTCCGGCAACTCCTTCGTTTCCGTTACCCCCAATCCCGGTTGGCCAGTTGACGCTGGTTGCATATCCTACTTTTTCTCTCCATTCATCAGAAACTCTGGTCAGGTAACTGGTCCACACATTTGTGGTTCCCGATCCGTCCGATCTGTGGACAACCGTAATGTTTCTGTCCGGCAGATCTACAT of Balneolaceae bacterium contains these proteins:
- the pstS gene encoding phosphate ABC transporter substrate-binding protein PstS; protein product: MKRLSSLLGVLVLSVLIISCGGGEEGSTSQEQTNILGAGATFPAPLITNMADEYRDLTNRRVTVNYQSIGSGGGVRQFMEQTVMFGMSEAFLSDEVIANIEEQTGGKAFNMPITLADVVPTYNLPSVEEDLVFSGEVLVDIFLGNITRWNDAKIAELNPNVDLPDRNITVVHRSDGSGTTNVWTSYLTRVSDEWREKVGYATSVNWPTGIGGNGNEGVAGTVMNTPGAIGYNSLTYAVLNDMSYGSVINSSGNVIRPSYEATTAAADIELPDDTRILFTNTPAENGYPIAGFAWMLVYENLDQNNAIENRRQAEELVKFLIWSITEGQDLAEPLGFARIPDAALEKNIAMIRQIKWEGEEIGRKLLEEQGLI